In Toxotes jaculatrix isolate fToxJac2 chromosome 20, fToxJac2.pri, whole genome shotgun sequence, the following proteins share a genomic window:
- the LOC121200803 gene encoding oxygen-regulated protein 1-like — protein sequence MNQTGHRRILPDQSSGSGHTFGSPRHPSIKDPILSKRVCFYKSGDPQFNGLRMVINNRTFKTFDALLDSLSKKVPLPFGVRNITTPRGVHAIYTLDELEDGKSYICSDSRKVKPINLALARKKLPPWYHARPVSSRRRTVQQARFFPGRNIHKQERMVVRTPKRLLVFRNGDPTVKYTVVLHKRTTPTFESILEYISELMQFHVVKLYTPDGRRVDGLTGLILCSGTVVAAGREPFRSANYNVQKSPAPTRLPTNRMGLRRLKSLNRKKKSLSYSSKSRNFSPSSERYIVDRIHNSIVTSSCDLPSNPTNSVELESSRILESVAGTEGDACLGDGAEGQGCLLPTEDDIEKSFRVNQDGSMTVEMRVRLTIKEEETIHWTTTLTRSSVANQLNTSCLPESEAEQAICSSKSNSLDLQSPAASIDSINKDKNKDNNDDDPPSLSNGAFSESGNEEDNIKLQTDVMPPRRAPTPGHKQIRKKQASVESIKSLMAEGIQENLVGSYSYKEQTENGAMTEQYCLVKQSTTRPIPKPRRLSSVDANKINSRNVSTFKSAGMTEILQIESSGEEVTETVLHIYEQQTCQDNFLANICAQGMSGSEIPFDRPATSETGHLSSNNDFEPELWRPSTASESISMWRAENMSEGIANFSIDGLNANNVSCAEALKMIESLREIASIEDSHKLQASLSNLQQSTSKQLLQSWKGFQELSNKSKSRSSTPNYSEQELIAEASPEKDCDIEENVIDEMMDNLDIPEKLKEELASLSMGVKTESDDEERMSTGFIEKEELSSKDNSDSTESHSSTEDVLNVRDVPQDEKDVDVSSIIKKFTNIYQPKQSDTGSIPRTTETVKHKPTDQATKAGVATCSTAEPHDKQTPEERQLYSTVFFAEEDREATNSSEEENLGEKKQHHGHTEDKSNQEKANMNRVVGSKENLENKSPEVECRPLQVQSEESMSIPENEFTSEDESDEEEDNHSSANKDREEKESCKQSVYSSEAGGQHSSEEEQLEVECEEIKQERSEGGDLSNPDSHSEEEEDKQPSSNYYVELNVREKTSMSSPDSENQSLPEEEQPEVECVELSNKDTLSYPASLLKSEKEPEIQKSYMGLNVSVEESTGNSDVDEPTSSEEEQPEVEYKSSLMKSDSLAKRHRFDADEDSGNDHSSCEEQVEVGQPQITNVQISNSIEEELSYYEKETCSEEEHADVDRYKGESCKEYQEAPPLVTQSEDTKCEKAVEKVKHQPEEVISQSVAERVSCLEKQVADAQMRRNVTESLAISRVSQRTAQLESDAEDSPSESPTSQSAFCTQSAPQSSLSFSYDSSGVITKEPEGNRVRSIREMFLAKSAPDIQHGHRRFPSQSPSELSELRAETSASGGYQSQTSSELSSGEDDSARKSITKGFDELSTASKSSVNADSVADTKDNSEDTKMWTERNGKLPAVGVTDFKMMDNKVHPLIEVPSDGEVVVMQPGKGQGVMNRRLQEPDMLDLLYNFCGQHCPIL from the exons ATGAATCAAACGGGGCACCGGAGGATCCTCCCTGACCAGTCGTCAGGGAGCGGCCACACCTTTGGCTCCCCTCGGCACCCAAGCATCAAAGACCCTATTCTTTCAAAGCGAGTGTGCTTCTACAAAAGTGGAGATCCTCAGTTTAATGGTCTGCGTATGGTCATCAACAACCGCACCTTTAAAACCTTTGATGCACTCCTGGACAGCCTCTCTAAAAAAGTTCCCCTGCCATTTGGGGTGAGGAACATCACCACGCCTCGGGGGGTTCATGCAATCTATACTTTGGATGAACTGGAGGATGGGAAGTCCTACATCTGCTCTGACAGCCGTAAGGTAAAACCTATCAATCTGGCACTGGCCAGGAAGAAGCTGCCACCCTGGTACCATGCCAGGCCTGTTAGCTCCCGACGTCGGACTGTGCAGCAGGCCAGGTTTTTCCCTGGCCGGAACATCCACAAGCAGGAGCGGATGGTTGTGCGAACACCAAAGAGGCTACTGGTTTTTCGCAATGGAGACCCCACTGTCAAATACACTGTGGTGCTTCACAAGAGGACTACACCCACTTTTGAGTCTATCCTGGAATATATCTCAGAGCTAATGCAGTTCCATGTGGTGAAACTGTACACCCCTGATGGCAGACGT GTTGACGGTCTTACAGGCTTGATATTATGCTCTGGGACTGTAGTGGCTGCAGGCAGAGAGCCTTTCAGGTCTGCAAACTACAATGTACAGAAATCACCGGCTCCAACACGGCTTCCTACCAACCGCATGGGTCTGAGAAGACTTAAGTCTTTAAACC GTAAAAAGAAGTCCCTTTCATATAGTTCAAAGTCAAGGAATTTCTCCCCATCATCTGAGAGGTATATCGTGGATCGGATCCATAACTCCATTGTGACAAGTTCATGCGACCTTCCCAGTAACCCCACAAACTCTGTCGAGCTGGAGTCGAGCCGCATACTGGAATCAGTAGCAGGAACAGAGGGCGACGCCTGCCTTGGCGATGGAGCTGAAGGGCAGGGATGCTTGCTTCCCACTGAGGATGACATTGAGAAGTCCTTTCGGGTGAACCAGGATGGCAGCATGACAGTGGAGATGAGGGTGCGCTTGACAATTAAGGAAGAGGAAACCATCCACTGGACGACAACTCTTACGCGCTCAAGCGTAGCCAATCAGCTTAATACGAGTTGTTTACCAGAGTCTGAGGCAGAGCAGGCGATCTGCTCGTCTAAATCAAACTCACTGGATTTACAAAGTCCTGCTGCCTCCATTGACAGCATCAACAaggacaaaaataaagacaacaaCGATGACGATCCACCATCCCTGAGCAATGGAGCTTTCAGTGAGAGTGGTAATGAGGAGGATAATATCAAACTGCAAACAGATGTGATGCCACCTAGGAGGGCTCCTACACCAGGACACAAGCAAATTAGGAAAAAACAAGCCTCTGTGGAGAGCATCAAATCACTGATGGCTGAGGGTATTCAGGAGAATTTGGTTGGCTCTTACTCCTacaaagagcagacagaaaatGGAGCCATGACAGAGCAATACTGTTTGGTCAAACAGAGTACCACTAGACCAATACCCAAACCAAGAAGACTTAGCTCTGTGGATGccaacaaaataaacagcagaaatgtgtcCACATTCAAATCAGCTGGGATGACGGAGATCCTACAGATTGAATCCAGCGGGGAGGAGGTCACTGAAACAGTCTTACACATATATGAACAGCAGACTTGCCAGGATAATTTCCTTGCAAACATTTGTGCACAGGGCATGTCAGGTTCTGAGATTCCTTTTGATAGGCCAGCTACTTCAGAAACAGGACATCTCTCCTCCAACAATGACTTCGAACCTGAGCTCTGGAGACCTTCGACAGCATCTGAGTCCATTAGTATGTGGAGGGCTGAGAACATGTCA GAAGGCATAGCTAACTTCAGTATCGATGGGTTGAATGCAAACAACGTCAGCTGTGCCGAGGCTTTAAAAATGATCGAATCTCTCAGAGAAATTGCCAGTATAGAGGATTCCCACAAGTTACAAGCAAGTTTGTCAAATTTACAGCAGTCAACTTCGAAGCAGCTCCTGCAAAGTTGGAAGGGCTTTCAGGAACTCAGCAACAAATCCAAGAGTCGCAGCTCAACACCAAATTATTCAGAGCAAGAACTCATAGCCGAAGCTAGTCCAGAAAAAGACTGTGACATTGAGGAAAATGTTATTGATGAGATGATGGATAACCTTGACATACCTGAGAAGCTCAAGGAGGAACTGGCTTCTCTTTCAATGGGAGTCAAAACTGAGAGTGATGATGAAGAAAGGATGTCCACCGGATTTATCGAAAAGGAGGAATTGTCATCAAAAGATAACAGTGACTCCACGGAATCTCATTCATCTACAGAAGATGTTCTTAATGTCAGGGATGTTCCTCAAGATGAGAAAGATGTTGACGTGAGCTCCATCATTAAAAAATTCACAAACATTTACCAGCCAAAACAATCGGACACAGGCAGTATTCCCCGgacaacagagacagtgaagCATAAACCAACTGACCAGGCAACTAAAGCTGGTGTGGCCACGTGTTCAACAGCTGAGCCTCATGATAAACAGACACCTGAAGAAAGGCAGCTTTACAGTACTGTATTCTTTGCAGAAGAGGATAGGGAGGCCACAAATTCAAGTGAGGAAGAAAAtctgggagagaaaaaacagcatCATGGCCACactgaagacaaatcaaaccaagaAAAGGCAAACATGAATAGAGTCGTTGGCAGCAAGGAAAATCTTGAAAATAAGAGTCCTGAGGTGGAGTGCAGGCCGCTGCAGGTACAAAGTGAGGAGAGCATGAGCATCCCTGAGAACGAGTTTACGAGTGAGGATGAGtcagatgaggaagaggacaaCCATTCAAGTGCCAATAAAGAtcgagaggagaaagagagctgCAAGCAAAGTGTGTATAGCTCAGAAGCAGGTGGGCAACATAGTTCAGAAGAGGAACAACTAGAAGTTGAATGTGAGGAGATAAAACAAGAGAGAAGTGAAGGCGGAGACTTGTCCAACCCTGACAGTCactctgaggaggaagaggacaagCAGCCGAGCTCTAATTACTATGTAGAGCTAAATGTTCGCGAGAAGACGAGCATGTCCAGCCCAGATAGCGAAAACCAGTCTTTGCCAGAGGAAGAGCAACCAGAGGTTGagtgtgtggagctgagtaACAAAGACACTCTGTCTTACCCTGCAAGTCTGCTCAAGTCCGAGAAGGAACCAGAGATTCAGAAATCATATATGGgattaaatgtcagtgttgagGAAAGCACAGGTAACTCAGATGTGGATGAGCCAACATCTTCAGAAGAAGAGCAGCCAGAGGTTGAAT ACAAGAGCAGCTTGATGAAGTCTGACAGTTTAGCAAAGCGTCACAGATTTGATGCAGATGAGGACAGTGGAAATGACCACAGCAGCTGTGAAGAGCAGGTAGAGGTAGGGCAGCCACAGATTACAAATGTGCAAATCAGCAACTCAATTGAAGAAGAATTAAGCTACTATGAGAAAGAGACCTGCTCAGAGGAGGAACACGCTGATGTGGACAGATACAAAGGGGAGAGCTGTAAAGAATACCAGGAAGCTCCTCCATTGGTAACACAGTCAGAagacacaaaatgtgaaaaggctgtggaaaaagtcaaacatcaacCCGAAGAAGTGATATCCCAGTCTGTTGCAGAGAGGGTGAGCTGTCTGGAAAAGCAAGTTGCGGATGCACAGATGAGGAGAAATGTTACAGAAAGTCTGGCTATCAGTCGTGTTTCTCAAAGAACTGCCCAACTGGAGTCGGATGCTGAGGATTCACCCTCTGAATCTCCCACATCTCAGTCAGCTTTCTGCACCCAGTCAGCACCTCAGTCGTCATTATCTTTCAGCTACGATTCTAGCGGAGTTATTACCAAAGAGCCTGAAGGCAACAGGGTCAGATCCATCAGGGAAATGTTCTTAGCAAAGAGTGCCCCAGACATTCAGCACGGACACAGACGTTTCCCGAGCCAGAGCCCCTCAGAGCTGTCAGAGTTAAGAGCAGAGACCTCAGCAAGCGGCGGCTATCAGTCTCAGACTTCAAGCGAGCTGTCCAGTGGTGAAGATGATTCAGCACGAAAATCTATCACTAAAGGCTTT GATGAGCTGAGCACAGCGAGCAAGAGCAGCGTGAATGCTGATAGCGTCGCAGACACAAAAGACAATTCAGAGGACACAAAAATGTGGACCGAGAGGAACGGCAAGCTGCCCGCTGTTGGTGTTACTGACTTTAAGATGATGGATAACAAAGTTCACCCACTGATAGAGGTCCCATCTGATGGGGAGGTTGTAGTGATGCAGCCTGGAAAAGGTCAAGGTGTTATGAACAGGAGGCTTCAGGAGCCTGATATGTTGGACTTACTGTACAATTTTTGTGGTCAGCACTGTCCCATCCTGTAA